The Vitis vinifera cultivar Pinot Noir 40024 chromosome 1, ASM3070453v1 DNA segment TcaaggagaagcacacgacactcataAGCATGACATCCGAACGACTTCCACAAATGCATCCGGACGACCAACATAGGCCATCCGGATACGTTTGCCCAGATCATTGattgaagtaagcaagtcttgcacGTTTTCACAACAGCTTGCCATGACCCACGTTtcgccacctgcagagtgaaaggataAGATGAAgcgacaacaagtcacttcccacgatcacttCATACGATCGCCTATCACGATCTCTATCAGCCAcacgtagggtgatgatggccctgccaccacctagtgttatcatgacaacacaaaatatctccccaccattaaagaggggaaCAAAGCTGCTGATACTATATATacgaaccttcacacaaagagaaAGGTAAGTTTTGCTATACCTAATAAAAGGttaactgatttatctctctctaaTCATgactgacaaaaccatcggagggtgcgtctgGACACCCCGTCCAAacgccttttgcaggtggaacgactgaatcaagaatctatattggttgagtcGTGCGTCCATTCATTTGGCAACTATGTGAATCACTAGGGACACGAGGTCTCAACACTCGAGACTAAAACAATGATGATATCATTAGATTTGTTCACTAGATTCCTAACATCTTGTGACCCTTCATTCTGATtcttaagggaaaaaaaatgcaaaaaaaattcGTAACTTTTTGCCCAATAATAGCTAGAGAATGACTTGGGTTTCTCAATTGGTGATTGCACATCTTTTCCTCTTTTGTGATGCAATGTCATGTCCTGATTCACACATAACTCCTGACTTCTATGTCTTTGTTGGTGTTGGGACATTGGTCAGCAgggtttaagtaaaattttggATTAGCTAGCTTCTTCTGTGGAGCTCAAGATTTATTGACTTGTGATCATAACTCATAAGCAGGTAAGATGTTTGAGAGGAGGAAGATGAAGTTCTTTGCCTTTTAATAAATTCTGAACTTTCATCCCACTAAACCTACAAtcacaagagagagagagaggaaaaaaaatccacaTTCTCTGAACTCCTTACAATACGAATCTGTTACACTGGTTCTCTGGTTATTTAACATATCTACTAAAGCATTAAAGAGACTGCATTTTCTTGCCTTCAGGGAGGTGCCCATAAATATATGGCTATTACCTTATTTTGCCAAGAAAGGCCTGTTCTTCTTCTATCTAATTGGAGATTATTGTACCATTAGTCATTTCAGTTACCTTCACACACGTTATATAGGCTTCACCAAATGTTAGCAGATGCAAATATATGAAGCGCAGGCCTTGACAGAACTCACTGTCTGCCCAAGCTCATCCACCATTCTTCATCCATGAATCTTGTGGTGGTCAAGAAGTTTAGGGGTGTAGAATCTACATGATAAACTCCACTAATTCTagacaattaaaagaaaactaGCGGGGGTTTTAATTTTTGACATTGATTGAAAATGACTACAATCAATCAACGTACTAGTTCCAACGGATAAAACAAAAGTTGAGTGGGGTTGATGCAATCCGAGTTGGATCATTAAAACCCCTGATAAAGTATTAGATAGTGATGGTAACATGACTTCCAAGAGGCATAGCAAAGCCCAGGGTACTACGATACAAAGGGACCTTAAGCTACATGTGGACCAACATCCCTACCATGCCCTTCTCATTCAACATAGTGACCAGATCAGCGCCATGTCTGCAAGGCTTTGCTTGTCTTGATTGCTCTCAAGTTATAAATGTCATGCTGGGATACTGGGGCTTGCTTTAATGCAAGATGCCTCAAAGGACATGGGGGTGGACCGGCCGTGAATTGGGTGAGTTAGAAGGTTAAAAAAGCTACTATGGTAAACCCGTCTATCAAGATGTTTAACTAGTGACAAACTCAACTTGAGGTTTAGTTGGAAATCCCCAATCCACGCAAAGCTATAAGCCATGGGCAACTCGGGTTCCAGGCTTTCATGGATTTCTAGAGGTTGTCAACAAGAAgttattgaataataataataataaattttagagtttataaaatataaatcatattacaaaataagagattaaaagttaaatatctaatataattaaaacaatacggagttttttcttataattttgtattttatatttaaataaaataatatatggtataatttaaaataaataaatgaataatactGTGGGGTTTGGATTTGGGTGGGTTTTCTGTATTTTTAATCAGTCAACCTTAATATTTTTGAGTTGGAAGCCTTATCCATGTCAATGTGAGTACAGATTGGGCAGAGGTTAGGCGGATGCCGCCCAAATTTAAAGCATAGGGGTGATGGAGGGGTGGGGGTGCTTGATTTTGTTATGTGTTGTGGTAAAAGATTTAATCTACGATGACATTAATTTAGGCACTTCATTTGATGTTCCAATATGATACTAGCAGTTGATACGGCAATAGACCTAGACCCTTgagcaaggaaaaaaaaactaaggccACGTCCCTCTCATTATCTCCCCTTCTCTCTCGACCCAACCAAATCACAGTAGCACCTGTCTAAGCCTCTCGCCCCACCTCCTCCCTTTTTAAAGTCACGAGACCGACTGTCCCCTTTGATCTTTCAATTTGTGTGTttgagagagtgagagagatgtCTCCAGACGGCCTGGCAGAGAAACTGAAAGAGAACTTTCAAGCTCCTTTCTCCACCTTCACTCAACTAGCCTCTATATTGCAGTCTCAAACTGAAGTCTTATAATTTTCCAAGCTTTAGTTATCTTCCATCTGAAGTGTTCGCCTCATATTTTCTGTCTTTCTCTGTCGGTACCATGTAGGCCTCCCCACAACCTCCACACCTGTTTCTTCCAATCCTCTCCTCTTTTTCTCTTCTACTTTTTCACCCCCAACCCCCCTTTTAACACTCTTCCTTTATCtctctgtctcttcttctttgttttgcaGGAGACCGGAGAGGAACCCCCTAGACCTCAACAACTTGCCCGAAGATTTCACTAGAGACGGAAAACAGGTCTTTGAGGATAGCTCCTCCTCCGGTGCGTACGATTTTCTCACTACTTCTAATCACCTTGGAAAACGATACTATcttacaatttatttatttattttattttaaatttagaagaaaaataacaaaaaattaaaaaggaaacaaatctacattctttttccaatttctgaagaaaaaaaaaaaaaaaaagtcctggAACTTCAAATGGTGGGTTGTTTATGCAGTACAGTTTCTCTTCCTGATTTTGgcatttcacaaaaaaaattacatttttgaaGCTTCAAAGGGAGAAAACTAAAGAGAGGAAGAGGTGAAGCAGAAAAAGGAGACTGTGGAGTCtagtttattttcttaataaatatatatggaTGATGTGGAGAATTAGGGTTAGGCTTTTGGTATAAGAATTGTCTCATCGAAGTTGCTTTAATTGGTTTTGTAGCAGGctgtaggaaaaagaaaagcgGCGGAAAGGATGGAAAAGATGAGTGTGGGAAGGTCTATGAGTGTAGGTTTTGTTCCCTCAAGTTCTGTAAATCTCAAGCTCTAGGAGGACACATGAACCGCCACCGCCAAGGCAAGTCTTCAAatatctattaaatattaacaaatatttattaGTAAGAAGTCTAATAGCTACCTTCTCCTCAAAGAAGCCGGAACATGTGGACTATTTTTATATGGAGAGAATCTAAAGTAGTTGTTAATGATTTGCCATGAAGCGTAGTCATGTCAATCTTGTTTTTCCCAAGGGAAAAACAAAGTTGGTGCTCGCGGAAATTCTTGGTGGGGTTTTCTtgagttttttatttgatttgatttgaattGTGTTGCCGTGTTGGTGGTCAGAGAGAGAGACAGAAACACTGAACCGGGCTCGTCAGATTGTCTTCAGTAACGAAAACCTAGCCGCCCAAGGGGTCCCTCATCTAGGGTATGTATGCCTCGTCCATGGACTACTGTCCCTttgattcttcttcttcctctcccTCTTCTTCACCTTCTCCTTTTCTTTCGTTTTTGACTTCTTTTCAGCATTAAAGTAGGAAGAAATCAAAATGGCCCAAACACTTTTAAGCTGAAAAAACACCCACTTGATCTCATCAACTGTTAAAGCTTTTTCTCTGTGTTTGAGTTCATCTTTTAACACAGAATATAGAGAAATCAAATGACTTGGACATCTTCTGCAACCCAAGAATATATATGTGCACACCTGATTTTGGCAATGTTCAACAATATAAAGATCCGTCTTCTTCATTTATATAACCTTTTTAGTTGATCGttttagaacaaaaatataGAAACCGACACGACCCTTAACCTGTTTGAAGCTAAAGCTAGAAGATGACTTGTGGTGATCTCATCAATGGTTTTCATTAATATAAGGATGGTCTTCTTCCTGTTTTTCTTGGCTGCAGCGGCCAACCCATCGCACCAGGGAGCTTTCATCAAACAGGCAACATGGGAGATCCAACACTACCCTTCAGATCAGTCTACCCAACAAGAATGTTTTCGGGTTCTTCATCAACACTCTTAACACCACCACCACAACCATATCTATACGCTTCGCCATCGCGCTTAGTCTCTTATCCATCACAGTATCCTCCACCCTCAATGAATGATTACTATGTAGGCCACGTCCTCAGCAGCGGCTCACAGTACAGTCATCCGGGTCTAAATTACGGAGGTGCTTCAGATTCAAATTACACCTGCATTGGAGCACCAGTGGGACATGGGTTCCCACCCAGCAATGGAGGGGGACGGGGGTCCGAATTGGGTGGAtcaggaggaggaggaggaggaggaggtggtggtggtggtggtggtggtaggGACGGGTCACTGCAGAATCAGGAGGAAGGGTTGAATTGGGGAAGGAGCTATGCAGGGTCACAGCAACGTATGGACCCTTCTTTGATCAATCGGTTTCAAGATGGGTTCTAAAGATTTTTTGAGTGCGAGTGGAAGGTTTAATCTGCTGTGACACGCCacttagagagaaagagagggagagggagagagaagcAATAAACTGACAAATGTGGTCATGCAAGAAAGAGAAGGAAGTTTTGGTTTTTCTACAGGTATGGGACAGCTTTTGAGCTCATACAGAGTCTCAGCTAGTTTGGCTTGGAGCTTGGGATTGGAGGGCTTGTATTGGTGTGTTGTACCAACATTGAAAAGGAAACCAGAGATGGTAAGAAGAGGGACTTGTGCAGGTGGGACAAGGAGTTAGATATGAACTGAAAGTTTCCAACCCTTTTTTGCATTTGGAGTTCGTTTTGCATggcaatgaatttttttattttctttttgtgtttttgtgCCTTCTCTACCTCCATCTTTGACCAGAGATGAGAGGAGGAAGCTgctgttctctctctctctctctccctctctccttCCCTCTCTCTCTACATAATAGGCATTTAAGTCTCTTGATACTCTAATGGCCACACAATGCTTACACAATACGGGCAATGAACTAGACAGTGTTCTGGGATTCTGTTGAACTCGTTTTTGCTGAAAGTTTCCTGATCAGAGCTAATCAATTCTGTCAAGCAATGTCTGTATAAGACTCTTTCTTgaagcttttcttttctttctttttcagatCATGTTAGTTAATCACATGTAGCATTAAATGAAGTGCTGGTAGAATAATCATGGAACTGTAGCCACAAGAAAAGAATAATCATGCAACAGCTCATTTTTCTTCTGCTCCCTTTCTTCTTTTGAAGCCTTTTTAAGGAATTAATCATATGGCCAAAAGGGGTACCTCAATTTTTAGTtccctattttatattttggctTTCTGTAATGTTCCTGAATCAATTCCCAAAGAGTTTAACCAGGTAGATTGGCAataattgatttcatttttccaaCCTAATTTCTGTCATCCATTGCTAAGCAGCATTCTTCCCTGATCCAACCAAATCTTATACAAGGTTAATGCATGAATGCATGATATGCATCTCCTCATTATACTGCACAGGTTATGGTAAAGTAGGATGATGTGTAACATGTGGTTAATACCTTAAACAAGTTTAAATTTTAGGATAGTATTTGatagggaaaaaaatggaattgatGTGCATGAGTTTGTAACttaaccctaattttttttttcactttctaattttgaattaagAGCGATATTGGTTTTTCCATTCGTTTTCAATGAAACTGAGAAATCTGATGgttgaaaatgatagaatctttTTATTACTagcaaaaacaactaaattgtTCCATTTAGTTCACTGAGATTTGTAATGGAACCATAAGCAAATTTAAGACAATCATGTAGTTCATCACGTTTCCTAGCCTGAAAGATTTTTGATGATTTACACTAATTAATTAGATAGACATACTATCATCATTCATTATATCTCACTTTCATTACCTTACGAACCCTTGTCCCCTAATGAAATTCAACATTGTGTTAACACACTTGATATTGCTTCTGATGTTTAACTTCTGGCTAGCAGTCCTCATAAGATGTTTATGTTGAAAACCAAAATCTTGGCCTGCCCAGTGGTAAGAGTGACTGCTGaagatttaaatttcaatctACCTTCCAACacattagaaacaaaaaatggaaaggaaaaaagcaaaaaaaaaaaaaaaggaaaaaaagaaagtagaagCCATCCATCTTGGCCATCGAGCAACTTCGACATCAAAGCTTCTAACCTAGCagaaaaattttcctttcaaaataataattcagACTCCAAGCCCAGTTCATCAAACCCTAAGGAGTATTTAAAGCCCTCTATAGGCACTCATTTTCTGTCTGGTGCATTCAAACTACTTGACCCAAGAAGATCAAACATTTGGGTACTTAAGAGTGAAGAGCTAATTAAAATACATGCGGATCCGGAGTAGGGTTACCAGTAACTGCACTCCAACTGGCTCAATGACAAATATACAGCGACGGCCGCGCAAGAGACAATACTGTTTAATTATGAGAAGTTAATGATGGTAACCCTAAACCTAACTTGTGCAGGCAACTCAAAGGGATAGGCTAAGCTGGACTGCGACAACCCCCTCAGGGCCTCCACTTGGTTGCACTCAGATTTCAGCGTGTCACCTGAATGAGTTACAATTGAAGCCCATACTGCCGTTGCTTAACCTAATATGGTAATCCAGTATTGGAAAACCAGCTTGATCTGACAGCTAAATGAAATAGACTAACTAATACTTCttaaaaaacaagcaaaataaAGATAGAGAGAGAAGAAGATAATTTGGGTAGGTTTAGTTTTCCCTTGGATTCTCCAATTAAGTAAAGTGACAAGTACCATCTCAAattttt contains these protein-coding regions:
- the LOC100852814 gene encoding zinc finger protein JAGGED, which translates into the protein MRPERNPLDLNNLPEDFTRDGKQVFEDSSSSAGCRKKKSGGKDGKDECGKVYECRFCSLKFCKSQALGGHMNRHRQGKSSNIYIVLPCWWSERETETLNRARQIVFSNENLAAQGVPHLGGQPIAPGSFHQTGNMGDPTLPFRSVYPTRMFSGSSSTLLTPPPQPYLYASPSRLVSYPSQYPPPSMNDYYVGHVLSSGSQYSHPGLNYGGASDSNYTCIGAPVGHGFPPSNGGGRGSELGGSGGGGGGGGGGGGGGGRDGSLQNQEEGLNWGRSYAGSQQRMDPSLINRFQDGF